In one Oscillospiraceae bacterium genomic region, the following are encoded:
- a CDS encoding amino acid permease: MAESLRHVCIMSEQVNDGKLGLLSATTMLIGGMIGSAIFSLSGLTMAVAGPASVLSWLIAALVMLLYGMIISELASIFPRSGGLYIFPAKAFGGKAGQIWGWLSCWGGCITNCIAVAFSAIYVSTYLGVSIPALNNLQVPLAVGSVALCLILNAINFSTTGKINNVLVGFMALAMLVFVAVGFFGGQFDGSIITPFFTQGSGGASGFLSMVPTAMVGYGSVVSIAFMVSEIRDPNKNVSKSMLIAMVVVTALYALTIFATIGLVSTQFLAENPGMQYIPLYAACFTTLAGYPWLTAVVTAAAVLALITTMLVCMALTARSLEAAADDGILPKPFAKCSDKTGVPLFSTVIVAIVAGAVASFPQFTATMVSFGAIFSVFTIVVNIIALMVARKKNPYVPGNFRCPGGSAVPVISLILLLICNASDIINGSWVVWLYTAGCCVVGLIIYFTSRAGRGLAESKI; the protein is encoded by the coding sequence ATGGCGGAATCTCTCCGCCATGTGTGTATTATGTCTGAACAAGTGAACGACGGCAAGTTGGGACTCCTGTCCGCAACTACCATGCTGATCGGCGGCATGATCGGCTCTGCAATCTTCTCCCTGTCCGGCCTGACCATGGCCGTGGCCGGCCCCGCCTCCGTGCTCTCCTGGCTCATCGCCGCCCTGGTCATGCTGCTCTACGGCATGATTATCTCGGAGCTGGCCAGCATCTTCCCCCGCTCCGGCGGCCTGTACATCTTCCCCGCCAAGGCGTTCGGCGGCAAGGCCGGCCAAATCTGGGGCTGGCTGTCCTGCTGGGGCGGCTGCATCACCAACTGCATCGCGGTGGCCTTCTCCGCCATCTACGTGTCCACCTACCTGGGCGTGAGCATTCCCGCCCTGAATAACCTGCAGGTGCCCCTGGCCGTGGGCTCCGTGGCCCTGTGCCTGATCCTCAACGCCATCAACTTCTCCACCACCGGCAAGATCAACAACGTGCTGGTGGGCTTCATGGCCCTGGCCATGCTGGTCTTCGTGGCCGTGGGCTTCTTCGGCGGCCAGTTCGACGGCTCCATCATCACCCCGTTCTTCACCCAGGGCAGCGGCGGCGCCTCCGGCTTCCTGTCCATGGTGCCCACCGCCATGGTCGGCTACGGCTCCGTGGTCTCCATCGCCTTCATGGTCTCCGAGATCCGCGACCCCAACAAGAACGTGTCCAAGTCCATGCTGATCGCCATGGTGGTCGTCACCGCGCTGTACGCCCTGACCATCTTCGCCACCATCGGCCTGGTTTCCACCCAGTTCCTGGCTGAGAACCCCGGCATGCAGTACATCCCCCTGTACGCGGCCTGCTTCACCACCCTGGCCGGCTATCCCTGGCTGACCGCCGTGGTCACCGCCGCCGCCGTGCTGGCCCTGATCACCACCATGCTGGTGTGCATGGCCCTCACCGCCCGCTCCCTCGAGGCCGCCGCCGACGACGGCATCCTGCCCAAGCCCTTCGCCAAGTGCAGCGACAAGACCGGCGTGCCCCTGTTCTCCACCGTGATCGTGGCCATCGTGGCCGGCGCCGTGGCCTCTTTCCCCCAGTTCACCGCCACCATGGTCTCCTTCGGCGCCATCTTCTCCGTGTTCACCATCGTGGTCAACATCATCGCCCTGATGGTCGCCCGCAAGAAGAACCCGTACGTGCCCGGCAACTTCCGCTGCCCCGGCGGCTCCGCCGTGCCCGTCATCAGCCTTATCCTCCTGCTGATCTGCAACGCGTCCGACATCATCAACGGCAGCTGGGTCGTGTGGCTGTACACCGCGGGCTGCTGCGTGGTGGGCCTCATCATCTACTTCACCAGCCGCGCCGGCCGCGGCCTGGCCGAGTCCAAAATTTAA
- a CDS encoding Cro/Cl family transcriptional regulator, whose protein sequence is MKKGNLTARELEEYTRVAYYYYKADFTQEEIAKRMQMSRQRVNRILASCIDLGIVKISIANLGSDLELETALERKYGLRCVRVVENVVESKVHEDLGIAAGECLASFIRKGDIIGFTRGRSTSALVDYMPPVSKDNLTITQLLGSAHKDTRASSHLEVDDIVYRFSLKLHAKPSMLYAPVIVQDAALRESLMKDPYFQQGYDIIKACNIAVVGIGTADSQVGFMTEVLGEAPTSESMDWARDVAGEICTHFFDAQGREVFPPFSDRIISISLEDYIKIPIRIGVAGLPYKAGAIRAAIKGGYINVLVTDKKTASILIG, encoded by the coding sequence ATGAAGAAGGGGAATTTGACGGCCAGAGAGCTTGAGGAATACACGCGCGTCGCCTACTACTACTACAAGGCGGACTTCACGCAGGAGGAAATCGCCAAACGTATGCAAATGTCACGGCAGAGGGTGAACAGAATCCTCGCCTCCTGTATCGATCTGGGCATTGTGAAGATCTCAATCGCCAATCTGGGCAGCGATCTGGAGCTGGAGACGGCGCTGGAGCGCAAGTACGGGCTGCGCTGCGTCCGGGTTGTGGAGAACGTGGTGGAGAGCAAGGTGCACGAGGACCTGGGCATCGCCGCGGGCGAGTGCCTGGCCAGTTTTATCAGGAAGGGGGACATCATCGGCTTCACAAGGGGCCGGTCCACCTCCGCGCTGGTGGATTACATGCCGCCCGTGTCCAAGGATAACCTGACCATCACCCAGCTTTTGGGCAGCGCGCACAAGGACACGCGGGCCTCCTCCCATCTGGAGGTGGACGACATTGTGTACCGCTTCTCCCTCAAGCTCCACGCCAAGCCCAGTATGCTCTACGCCCCCGTCATCGTCCAGGACGCGGCGCTGCGGGAATCCCTGATGAAGGACCCCTATTTCCAGCAGGGGTACGACATCATCAAGGCCTGCAACATCGCGGTGGTGGGCATCGGCACGGCCGACAGCCAGGTGGGCTTCATGACCGAGGTGCTGGGCGAGGCCCCCACCAGCGAAAGCATGGACTGGGCCCGGGACGTGGCCGGGGAAATCTGCACCCACTTCTTCGACGCCCAGGGGCGCGAGGTCTTCCCGCCCTTCAGCGACCGCATCATCTCCATCTCGCTGGAGGACTATATCAAAATCCCCATCCGGATCGGCGTGGCCGGCCTGCCCTACAAGGCCGGCGCCATCCGGGCCGCCATCAAGGGCGGCTACATCAATGTGCTCGTCACGGACAAAAAAACCGCAAGCATCCTAATCGGATAA
- a CDS encoding aldolase yields the protein MAQTAQRMNHIFQPDGKTFILAMDHGSNFKVLPAMKDSKKLIHDIASAGADAFLSTIGMADKFQPDFLGKGIILRIDGGVSCLSKPTKAMQIVANAEDALRLGADAVITMSFPGSVFENEVLSNMARVALDCHKWGLPVLAEALPRGFEPAEDARTPENITFACRQSVELGADMVKTNYTGDQKSFAELCESVYAPVVILGGAKKVPERELLQEIKEALEAGAAGVAMGRNIWGNDDPVHYAAAIAKLIHENCSVDAALKEMGKA from the coding sequence ATGGCACAGACCGCTCAGCGCATGAACCACATTTTCCAGCCCGACGGGAAGACCTTTATCCTGGCAATGGACCACGGCTCCAACTTTAAGGTGCTCCCCGCCATGAAGGACAGCAAGAAGCTGATCCACGACATCGCCTCCGCCGGTGCGGACGCCTTCCTCTCCACCATCGGCATGGCGGATAAATTCCAGCCCGACTTCCTGGGCAAGGGCATCATCCTGCGCATCGACGGCGGCGTGTCCTGCCTGAGCAAGCCCACCAAGGCCATGCAGATCGTGGCCAACGCCGAGGACGCCCTGCGCCTGGGCGCCGACGCCGTCATCACCATGAGCTTCCCCGGCTCCGTCTTTGAGAACGAGGTGCTCTCCAACATGGCCCGCGTGGCCCTGGACTGCCACAAGTGGGGCCTGCCCGTGCTGGCCGAGGCCCTCCCCCGCGGCTTTGAGCCCGCAGAGGACGCCCGCACCCCCGAGAACATCACCTTCGCCTGCCGCCAGAGCGTCGAGCTGGGCGCCGACATGGTCAAGACCAACTACACCGGCGACCAGAAGTCCTTCGCCGAGCTGTGCGAGAGCGTCTACGCCCCCGTCGTCATCCTCGGCGGCGCCAAGAAGGTCCCCGAGCGCGAGCTGCTCCAGGAGATCAAGGAAGCCCTCGAGGCCGGCGCCGCAGGCGTCGCCATGGGCCGCAACATCTGGGGCAACGACGACCCCGTCCACTACGCCGCCGCCATCGCCAAGCTCATCCACGAGAACTGCTCCGTGGACGCCGCCCTCAAGGAGATGGGGAAGGCCTAA
- a CDS encoding riboflavin biosynthesis protein, whose protein sequence is MKHLNAIEKMENTCIAVGHFEGVHRGHLAVAAKLAEVAKERGLTSVIVSLYDPAAPTLSTEAEKEYLLKDSGVDVLVSLEESAIPADLAARLGAKVVVACQCCAENPYVKGSGCEVITVPGAKDGDTPITTALLREVLQSTDMLRYEALAGHPYLMIGPIVHGAAKGRTVGQPTANQGVPENKIKPVDGVYATISYIDGQVWMGMTNIGKRPSVDNFNYVTIETNLLDFSGDVYDKIEVMEVYDFVRGVMKFENLEKVMEQVGRDKEKIRTRLAEIAASHNLHFHLN, encoded by the coding sequence ATGAAACATCTCAACGCCATCGAGAAGATGGAGAACACCTGCATCGCCGTCGGCCACTTCGAGGGGGTCCACAGGGGCCACCTGGCCGTCGCCGCCAAGCTGGCCGAGGTGGCCAAGGAGCGGGGCCTGACCTCCGTCATCGTCAGCCTGTACGACCCCGCCGCCCCCACCCTCTCCACCGAGGCGGAGAAGGAGTACCTGCTCAAGGACAGCGGCGTGGACGTGCTCGTCAGCCTGGAGGAGTCCGCCATCCCCGCCGACCTGGCCGCCCGGCTGGGCGCCAAGGTGGTGGTCGCCTGCCAGTGCTGCGCCGAAAACCCCTATGTGAAGGGCAGCGGCTGCGAGGTCATCACCGTGCCCGGCGCCAAGGACGGGGACACCCCCATCACCACCGCGCTGCTGCGCGAGGTGCTCCAGTCCACCGACATGCTGCGCTACGAGGCCCTGGCCGGCCACCCCTACCTGATGATCGGGCCCATCGTCCACGGCGCCGCCAAGGGCCGCACCGTGGGCCAGCCCACCGCCAACCAGGGCGTGCCCGAGAACAAGATCAAGCCCGTGGACGGCGTGTACGCCACCATCTCCTACATCGACGGCCAGGTCTGGATGGGCATGACCAACATCGGCAAGCGCCCCTCTGTGGACAACTTCAACTACGTCACCATCGAGACCAACCTGCTGGACTTCAGCGGCGACGTCTACGACAAGATCGAGGTCATGGAGGTCTACGACTTTGTCCGCGGCGTCATGAAGTTTGAAAACCTGGAGAAGGTCATGGAGCAGGTGGGCCGGGACAAGGAGAAGATCCGCACCCGCCTGGCCGAGATCGCCGCCTCCCACAACCTCCACTTCCACCTGAACTAA
- a CDS encoding amino acid permease: MADFLRHVCVMSEQVNDGKLGLVPCVAMIVGGMIGSAIFSLSGLTMYNAGPAAIVSWLLAALVMLIYGLIVAELSSIFPKSGGVYVFPSKALGKIWGWISCWGYIMSNIVAIAFAAIYVSTYLGVSFPAFADLQVPLAVAAVAVCLVLNMINFSTAGKINTILVALLAVTLGIYICVSLFGGSWDASLLVPFFGQGAGGPTGFLSVVPTAMVGYGSIVAIAFMVSEVRNPNKTVPKAVLIAMIVVVCLYGLTILATVGLVSSQFLAENPGMRYIPLYAACFTKLAAFPWLAKVVSIAAVLALITTMLVVIALSSRAIHAAAEDGILPAKLAEVSKTGSPILPAVIVAIVSAIVACFPQFTATIVSFGALFSVITIMINIISLLVARRKNAYVPGNFKAPGGSVLPVIALAILVVCNLSDIIGGGWIIWAYTIGVYIVGLIIYKTSRAGRGQIAA; this comes from the coding sequence ATGGCGGATTTTCTCCGCCATGTGTGTGTTATGAGTGAACAAGTAAACGACGGGAAATTGGGTCTGGTCCCATGCGTCGCCATGATCGTCGGCGGCATGATCGGCTCGGCGATCTTCTCCCTGTCCGGCCTGACCATGTACAACGCCGGCCCCGCCGCCATCGTGTCCTGGCTGCTGGCCGCCCTGGTCATGCTGATCTACGGCCTGATCGTGGCCGAGCTTTCCAGCATCTTCCCCAAGTCCGGCGGCGTGTATGTGTTCCCCTCCAAGGCCCTGGGTAAAATCTGGGGCTGGATCTCCTGCTGGGGCTACATCATGTCCAACATCGTGGCCATCGCCTTCGCGGCCATCTACGTTTCCACCTACCTGGGCGTGAGCTTCCCCGCCTTCGCCGACCTCCAGGTGCCCCTGGCCGTGGCCGCCGTGGCCGTGTGCCTGGTGCTCAACATGATCAACTTCTCCACCGCCGGCAAGATCAACACCATCCTGGTGGCCCTGCTGGCCGTTACCCTGGGCATCTACATCTGCGTGAGCCTCTTCGGCGGCTCCTGGGACGCCTCCCTGCTGGTGCCCTTCTTCGGCCAGGGCGCGGGCGGCCCCACCGGCTTCCTCTCCGTGGTGCCCACCGCCATGGTGGGCTACGGCTCCATCGTCGCCATCGCCTTCATGGTCAGCGAGGTGCGCAACCCCAACAAGACCGTGCCCAAGGCCGTGCTCATCGCCATGATCGTCGTGGTCTGCCTCTACGGCCTGACCATCCTGGCCACCGTGGGCCTGGTCTCCTCCCAGTTCCTGGCTGAGAACCCGGGCATGCGCTACATCCCCCTGTACGCCGCCTGCTTCACCAAGCTGGCCGCCTTCCCGTGGCTGGCCAAGGTGGTCTCCATCGCGGCCGTGCTGGCCCTGATTACCACCATGCTGGTGGTCATCGCCCTGAGCTCCCGCGCCATCCACGCGGCCGCCGAGGACGGCATCCTGCCCGCCAAGCTGGCCGAGGTCAGCAAGACCGGCTCCCCCATCCTCCCCGCCGTCATCGTGGCCATCGTCTCCGCCATCGTGGCCTGCTTCCCCCAGTTCACCGCCACGATCGTCTCCTTCGGCGCCCTGTTCTCGGTCATCACCATCATGATCAACATCATCTCCCTGCTGGTGGCCCGCAGAAAGAACGCCTACGTCCCCGGCAACTTCAAGGCCCCCGGCGGCTCCGTGCTGCCGGTCATCGCCCTGGCTATCCTGGTGGTCTGCAACCTGTCCGACATCATCGGCGGCGGCTGGATTATCTGGGCCTACACCATCGGCGTGTACATCGTGGGCCTTATCATCTACAAGACCAGCCGCGCCGGCCGCGGCCAGATCGCCGCCTAA